From Scomber scombrus chromosome 21, fScoSco1.1, whole genome shotgun sequence, one genomic window encodes:
- the LOC134003184 gene encoding nucleoside diphosphate kinase A2-like translates to MAEVKERTFIAIKPDGVQRGIIGEILKRFEVKGFKLVALKMLHASDDLLRQHYIDLKDRPFFPTLIDYMSSGPVVAMVWEGKGAVKTGRVMLGETNPAESKPGTIRGDFCIDVSKNIIHGSDSVESANKEIALWFKQDELCSYSSCAYSWLY, encoded by the exons ATGGCCGAAGTGAAGGAGCGCACATTCATCGCCATCAAGCCCGACGGCGTGCAGAGGGGCATCATCGGAGAGATCCTCAAGAGGTTCGAGGTGAAAGGCTTCAAGCTGGTTGCCTTGAAGATGCTCCAT GCCTCTGATGACCTCCTGAGGCAGCACTACATCGACCTGAAGGACAGACCATTCTTCCCTACTCTCATCGACTACATGAGCTCTGGTCCCGTGGTCGCCATG GTGTGGGAAGGCAAGGGTGCAGTGAAGACAGGCAGAGTGATGCTAGGTGAGACCAACCCCGCTGAGTCCAAGCCCGGAACCATCAGAGGAGACTTCTGCATCGACGTCAGCAA GAACATCATCCACGGCAGTGACTCAGTGGAGAGTGCCAACAAGGAGATCGCTCTGTGGTTCAAACAGGACGAGCTGTGCAGCTACAGCAGCTGTGCCTACAGCTGGCTCTACTGA